A part of Antechinus flavipes isolate AdamAnt ecotype Samford, QLD, Australia chromosome 6, AdamAnt_v2, whole genome shotgun sequence genomic DNA contains:
- the RTKN gene encoding rhotekin isoform X5, with protein sequence MFSRNHRSRVTVARGSALEMEFKRGRFRLSLFCDTPEDTELQRKLDHEIRMREGACKLLAACSQREQALEATKSLLVCSSRILSYMGELQRRKEAQVLGRTARRPSDTGPPDERSPCRGTICISDIRIPLMWKDTEYFKNKGDLHRWAVFLLLQLGGNIQDTEMVLVDRTLTDISFQSSVLFSEAGPDFELRLELYGACVEEEGVLAGAPRRLATKLSNSLGRSSGRRVRASLESAGGSGSSGAASPILLPTPAVGGPRYHLLAQTTLTLAAVQDGFRTHDLTLTSNEENPAWLPLYGSVCCRLAAQPLCMTQPVMSGPFRVQSWGQVHGILKGTNLFCYRHPGEAGTQEDPLFTIAINKETRVRAGERDQNLGGSLTLSISNRYGGDEVTHTLHMESRGVLQRWMEALWQLFFDMSQWKQCCDELMKIEVPPPRKPPPALARQGSLYHEMALVPGGPGEGLLLQDNAVSAEIRALLSSYYSDSY encoded by the exons ATGTTTTCCCGGAATCACCGGAGTCGGGTCACGGTAGCCAGGGGTTCTGCCCTGGAGATGGAGTTCAAACGCGGCCGCTTTCGCCTCAGCCTATTCTGCGACACCCCAGAG GATACAGAGCTGCAGCGAAAGCTGGATCATGAGATCCGAATGCGAGAAGGAGCCTGTAAGCTGCTGGCTGCCTGCTCCCAAAGGGAACAAGCCCTAGAGGCCACCAAGAGCTTGCTGGTTTGCAGCAGCCGCATCCTCAGTTACATGGGGGAACTGCAACGTCGAAAGGAAGCACAGGTGCTGGGGAGAACAGCAAGGCG GCCTTCAGACACTGGGCCCCCTGATGAGCGCTCCCCATGTCGAGGCACAATTTGTATCTCTG ATATCCGGATCCCCCTCATGTGGAAGGACACAGAGTATTTCAAGAACAAGGGAG ACTTACATCGATGGGCTGTATTCCTGTTGCTGCAGCTGGGGGGGAACATCCAGGACACAGAGATGGTCCTGGTCGACAGGACGCTAACAGACATCTCCTTTCAAAGCAGCGTTCTTTT TAGTGAGGCAGGACCAGATTTTGAGCTGCGCTTGGAGCTGTATGGGGCCTGTGTAGAAGAGGAGGGGGTCCTGGCGGGGGCTCCCCGGAGACTGGCCACCAAGCTCAGTAATTCTCTGGGCCGATCCTCGGGAAGGCGTGTTCGGGCTTCACTGGAGAGCGCTGGGGGTTCTGGGAGTAGCGGTGCCGCCAGTCCCATCCTACTCCCCACTCCTGCTGTGGG GGGTCCCCGGTATCACCTCCTGGCCCAGACCACCCTTACTCTGGCTGCGGTACAAGATGGCTTCCGAACCCACGACCTCACCCTCACTAGTAATG AGGAGAACCCAGCCTGGTTGCCCCTCTATGGAAGCGTGTGTTGTCGCTTGGCGGCTCAGCCCTTGTGCATGACTCAGCCTGTCATGAGCGGCCCCTTCAGAGTGCAg AGCTGGGGCCAGGTCCATGGCATCCTGAAAGGAACCAACCTTTTCTGTTACCGACATCCTGGGGAAGCTGGCACTCAGGAAGACCCATTGTTCACCATTGCAATCAACAAG GAGACTCGGGTCCGGGCTGGAGAGCGGGACCAGAACCTGGGGGGATCCCTCACCCTCAGCATCAGTAACCGGTATGGGGGAGATGAAGTGACCCACACATTGCACATGGAAAGCCGGGGAGTCCTACAGCGCTGGATGGAGGCTTTGTGGCAGCTCTTCTTTGACATGA GCCAGTGGAAACAATGCTGCgatgaactcatgaagatagaAGTGCCTCCTCCACGCAAACCTCCCCCTGCGCTGGCCAGGCAAGGCTCGCTCTACCATGAGATGG CCTTGGTCCCAGGGGGCCCAGGCGAGGGGCTACTGCTCCAGGATAATGCTGTATCAGCCGAGATCCGGGCCCTGCTCTCCTCCTATTACAGCGACAG CTATTGA
- the RTKN gene encoding rhotekin isoform X1, translating to MFSRNHRSRVTVARGSALEMEFKRGRFRLSLFCDTPEDTELQRKLDHEIRMREGACKLLAACSQREQALEATKSLLVCSSRILSYMGELQRRKEAQVLGRTARRPSDTGPPDERSPCRGTICISDIRIPLMWKDTEYFKNKGDLHRWAVFLLLQLGGNIQDTEMVLVDRTLTDISFQSSVLFSEAGPDFELRLELYGACVEEEGVLAGAPRRLATKLSNSLGRSSGRRVRASLESAGGSGSSGAASPILLPTPAVGGPRYHLLAQTTLTLAAVQDGFRTHDLTLTSNEENPAWLPLYGSVCCRLAAQPLCMTQPVMSGPFRVQSWGQVHGILKGTNLFCYRHPGEAGTQEDPLFTIAINKETRVRAGERDQNLGGSLTLSISNRYGGDEVTHTLHMESRGVLQRWMEALWQLFFDMSQWKQCCDELMKIEVPPPRKPPPALARQGSLYHEMAIEPLDDIATVTDILAKREGPPLDVPPPWLALFTEKLPSSKLPARAPRSPSPPRACPGPRATPWGRPRTLSLDAAARGRPPLPPRSSSSSSSGSGSPAPRQRSPPARGFRAKARPWLQSPV from the exons ATGTTTTCCCGGAATCACCGGAGTCGGGTCACGGTAGCCAGGGGTTCTGCCCTGGAGATGGAGTTCAAACGCGGCCGCTTTCGCCTCAGCCTATTCTGCGACACCCCAGAG GATACAGAGCTGCAGCGAAAGCTGGATCATGAGATCCGAATGCGAGAAGGAGCCTGTAAGCTGCTGGCTGCCTGCTCCCAAAGGGAACAAGCCCTAGAGGCCACCAAGAGCTTGCTGGTTTGCAGCAGCCGCATCCTCAGTTACATGGGGGAACTGCAACGTCGAAAGGAAGCACAGGTGCTGGGGAGAACAGCAAGGCG GCCTTCAGACACTGGGCCCCCTGATGAGCGCTCCCCATGTCGAGGCACAATTTGTATCTCTG ATATCCGGATCCCCCTCATGTGGAAGGACACAGAGTATTTCAAGAACAAGGGAG ACTTACATCGATGGGCTGTATTCCTGTTGCTGCAGCTGGGGGGGAACATCCAGGACACAGAGATGGTCCTGGTCGACAGGACGCTAACAGACATCTCCTTTCAAAGCAGCGTTCTTTT TAGTGAGGCAGGACCAGATTTTGAGCTGCGCTTGGAGCTGTATGGGGCCTGTGTAGAAGAGGAGGGGGTCCTGGCGGGGGCTCCCCGGAGACTGGCCACCAAGCTCAGTAATTCTCTGGGCCGATCCTCGGGAAGGCGTGTTCGGGCTTCACTGGAGAGCGCTGGGGGTTCTGGGAGTAGCGGTGCCGCCAGTCCCATCCTACTCCCCACTCCTGCTGTGGG GGGTCCCCGGTATCACCTCCTGGCCCAGACCACCCTTACTCTGGCTGCGGTACAAGATGGCTTCCGAACCCACGACCTCACCCTCACTAGTAATG AGGAGAACCCAGCCTGGTTGCCCCTCTATGGAAGCGTGTGTTGTCGCTTGGCGGCTCAGCCCTTGTGCATGACTCAGCCTGTCATGAGCGGCCCCTTCAGAGTGCAg AGCTGGGGCCAGGTCCATGGCATCCTGAAAGGAACCAACCTTTTCTGTTACCGACATCCTGGGGAAGCTGGCACTCAGGAAGACCCATTGTTCACCATTGCAATCAACAAG GAGACTCGGGTCCGGGCTGGAGAGCGGGACCAGAACCTGGGGGGATCCCTCACCCTCAGCATCAGTAACCGGTATGGGGGAGATGAAGTGACCCACACATTGCACATGGAAAGCCGGGGAGTCCTACAGCGCTGGATGGAGGCTTTGTGGCAGCTCTTCTTTGACATGA GCCAGTGGAAACAATGCTGCgatgaactcatgaagatagaAGTGCCTCCTCCACGCAAACCTCCCCCTGCGCTGGCCAGGCAAGGCTCGCTCTACCATGAGATGG CTATTGAACCCCTCGATGACATCGCCACAGTGACGGACATCCTGGCAAAGCGGGAGGGGCCCCCCCTGGATGTTCCCCCACCCTGGCTGGCATTATTTACAGAGAAGCTGCCCTCCTCCAAGCTCCCAGCCCGGGCCCCCAGAAGCCCCTCTCCGCCCCGTGCCTGCCCCGGCCCCCGAGCCACTCCCTGGGGCCGGCCTCGCACCCTCTCCCTGGACGCTGCTGCCCGAGGCcgccctcctcttcctccccgcTCCAGCTCGAGTTCCAGCTCGGGCTCTGGAAGCCCCGCACCCCGACAGCGGTCCCCTCCAGCCCGGGGGTTCCGGGCGAAAGCCCGGCCCTGGCTCCAGTCACCTGTGTGA
- the RTKN gene encoding rhotekin isoform X4, producing MFSRNHRSRVTVARGSALEMEFKRGRFRLSLFCDTPEDTELQRKLDHEIRMREGACKLLAACSQREQALEATKSLLVCSSRILSYMGELQRRKEAQVLGRTARRPSDTGPPDERSPCRGTICISDIRIPLMWKDTEYFKNKGDLHRWAVFLLLQLGGNIQDTEMVLVDRTLTDISFQSSVLLGPRYHLLAQTTLTLAAVQDGFRTHDLTLTSNEENPAWLPLYGSVCCRLAAQPLCMTQPVMSGPFRVQSWGQVHGILKGTNLFCYRHPGEAGTQEDPLFTIAINKETRVRAGERDQNLGGSLTLSISNRYGGDEVTHTLHMESRGVLQRWMEALWQLFFDMSQWKQCCDELMKIEVPPPRKPPPALARQGSLYHEMAIEPLDDIATVTDILAKREGPPLDVPPPWLALFTEKLPSSKLPARAPRSPSPPRACPGPRATPWGRPRTLSLDAAARGRPPLPPRSSSSSSSGSGSPAPRQRSPPARGFRAKARPWLQSPV from the exons ATGTTTTCCCGGAATCACCGGAGTCGGGTCACGGTAGCCAGGGGTTCTGCCCTGGAGATGGAGTTCAAACGCGGCCGCTTTCGCCTCAGCCTATTCTGCGACACCCCAGAG GATACAGAGCTGCAGCGAAAGCTGGATCATGAGATCCGAATGCGAGAAGGAGCCTGTAAGCTGCTGGCTGCCTGCTCCCAAAGGGAACAAGCCCTAGAGGCCACCAAGAGCTTGCTGGTTTGCAGCAGCCGCATCCTCAGTTACATGGGGGAACTGCAACGTCGAAAGGAAGCACAGGTGCTGGGGAGAACAGCAAGGCG GCCTTCAGACACTGGGCCCCCTGATGAGCGCTCCCCATGTCGAGGCACAATTTGTATCTCTG ATATCCGGATCCCCCTCATGTGGAAGGACACAGAGTATTTCAAGAACAAGGGAG ACTTACATCGATGGGCTGTATTCCTGTTGCTGCAGCTGGGGGGGAACATCCAGGACACAGAGATGGTCCTGGTCGACAGGACGCTAACAGACATCTCCTTTCAAAGCAGCGTTCTTTT GGGTCCCCGGTATCACCTCCTGGCCCAGACCACCCTTACTCTGGCTGCGGTACAAGATGGCTTCCGAACCCACGACCTCACCCTCACTAGTAATG AGGAGAACCCAGCCTGGTTGCCCCTCTATGGAAGCGTGTGTTGTCGCTTGGCGGCTCAGCCCTTGTGCATGACTCAGCCTGTCATGAGCGGCCCCTTCAGAGTGCAg AGCTGGGGCCAGGTCCATGGCATCCTGAAAGGAACCAACCTTTTCTGTTACCGACATCCTGGGGAAGCTGGCACTCAGGAAGACCCATTGTTCACCATTGCAATCAACAAG GAGACTCGGGTCCGGGCTGGAGAGCGGGACCAGAACCTGGGGGGATCCCTCACCCTCAGCATCAGTAACCGGTATGGGGGAGATGAAGTGACCCACACATTGCACATGGAAAGCCGGGGAGTCCTACAGCGCTGGATGGAGGCTTTGTGGCAGCTCTTCTTTGACATGA GCCAGTGGAAACAATGCTGCgatgaactcatgaagatagaAGTGCCTCCTCCACGCAAACCTCCCCCTGCGCTGGCCAGGCAAGGCTCGCTCTACCATGAGATGG CTATTGAACCCCTCGATGACATCGCCACAGTGACGGACATCCTGGCAAAGCGGGAGGGGCCCCCCCTGGATGTTCCCCCACCCTGGCTGGCATTATTTACAGAGAAGCTGCCCTCCTCCAAGCTCCCAGCCCGGGCCCCCAGAAGCCCCTCTCCGCCCCGTGCCTGCCCCGGCCCCCGAGCCACTCCCTGGGGCCGGCCTCGCACCCTCTCCCTGGACGCTGCTGCCCGAGGCcgccctcctcttcctccccgcTCCAGCTCGAGTTCCAGCTCGGGCTCTGGAAGCCCCGCACCCCGACAGCGGTCCCCTCCAGCCCGGGGGTTCCGGGCGAAAGCCCGGCCCTGGCTCCAGTCACCTGTGTGA
- the RTKN gene encoding rhotekin isoform X6, which produces MFSRNHRSRVTVARGSALEMEFKRGRFRLSLFCDTPEDTELQRKLDHEIRMREGACKLLAACSQREQALEATKSLLVCSSRILSYMGELQRRKEAQVLGRTARRPSDTGPPDERSPCRGTICISDIRIPLMWKDTEYFKNKGDLHRWAVFLLLQLGGNIQDTEMVLVDRTLTDISFQSSVLFSEAGPDFELRLELYGACVEEEGVLAGAPRRLATKLSNSLGRSSGRRVRASLESAGGSGSSGAASPILLPTPAVGGPRYHLLAQTTLTLAAVQDGFRTHDLTLTSNEENPAWLPLYGSVCCRLAAQPLCMTQPVMSGPFRVQSWGQVHGILKGTNLFCYRHPGEAGTQEDPLFTIAINKETRVRAGERDQNLGGSLTLSISNRYGGDEVTHTLHMESRGVLQRWMEALWQLFFDMSQWKQCCDELMKIEVPPPRKPPPALARQGSLYHEMALVPGGPGEGLLLQDNAVSAEIRALLSSYYSDR; this is translated from the exons ATGTTTTCCCGGAATCACCGGAGTCGGGTCACGGTAGCCAGGGGTTCTGCCCTGGAGATGGAGTTCAAACGCGGCCGCTTTCGCCTCAGCCTATTCTGCGACACCCCAGAG GATACAGAGCTGCAGCGAAAGCTGGATCATGAGATCCGAATGCGAGAAGGAGCCTGTAAGCTGCTGGCTGCCTGCTCCCAAAGGGAACAAGCCCTAGAGGCCACCAAGAGCTTGCTGGTTTGCAGCAGCCGCATCCTCAGTTACATGGGGGAACTGCAACGTCGAAAGGAAGCACAGGTGCTGGGGAGAACAGCAAGGCG GCCTTCAGACACTGGGCCCCCTGATGAGCGCTCCCCATGTCGAGGCACAATTTGTATCTCTG ATATCCGGATCCCCCTCATGTGGAAGGACACAGAGTATTTCAAGAACAAGGGAG ACTTACATCGATGGGCTGTATTCCTGTTGCTGCAGCTGGGGGGGAACATCCAGGACACAGAGATGGTCCTGGTCGACAGGACGCTAACAGACATCTCCTTTCAAAGCAGCGTTCTTTT TAGTGAGGCAGGACCAGATTTTGAGCTGCGCTTGGAGCTGTATGGGGCCTGTGTAGAAGAGGAGGGGGTCCTGGCGGGGGCTCCCCGGAGACTGGCCACCAAGCTCAGTAATTCTCTGGGCCGATCCTCGGGAAGGCGTGTTCGGGCTTCACTGGAGAGCGCTGGGGGTTCTGGGAGTAGCGGTGCCGCCAGTCCCATCCTACTCCCCACTCCTGCTGTGGG GGGTCCCCGGTATCACCTCCTGGCCCAGACCACCCTTACTCTGGCTGCGGTACAAGATGGCTTCCGAACCCACGACCTCACCCTCACTAGTAATG AGGAGAACCCAGCCTGGTTGCCCCTCTATGGAAGCGTGTGTTGTCGCTTGGCGGCTCAGCCCTTGTGCATGACTCAGCCTGTCATGAGCGGCCCCTTCAGAGTGCAg AGCTGGGGCCAGGTCCATGGCATCCTGAAAGGAACCAACCTTTTCTGTTACCGACATCCTGGGGAAGCTGGCACTCAGGAAGACCCATTGTTCACCATTGCAATCAACAAG GAGACTCGGGTCCGGGCTGGAGAGCGGGACCAGAACCTGGGGGGATCCCTCACCCTCAGCATCAGTAACCGGTATGGGGGAGATGAAGTGACCCACACATTGCACATGGAAAGCCGGGGAGTCCTACAGCGCTGGATGGAGGCTTTGTGGCAGCTCTTCTTTGACATGA GCCAGTGGAAACAATGCTGCgatgaactcatgaagatagaAGTGCCTCCTCCACGCAAACCTCCCCCTGCGCTGGCCAGGCAAGGCTCGCTCTACCATGAGATGG CCTTGGTCCCAGGGGGCCCAGGCGAGGGGCTACTGCTCCAGGATAATGCTGTATCAGCCGAGATCCGGGCCCTGCTCTCCTCCTATTACAGCGACAGGTGA
- the RTKN gene encoding rhotekin isoform X2 has protein sequence MQDRLHILEDLNMLYIRQMALSLEDTELQRKLDHEIRMREGACKLLAACSQREQALEATKSLLVCSSRILSYMGELQRRKEAQVLGRTARRPSDTGPPDERSPCRGTICISDIRIPLMWKDTEYFKNKGDLHRWAVFLLLQLGGNIQDTEMVLVDRTLTDISFQSSVLFSEAGPDFELRLELYGACVEEEGVLAGAPRRLATKLSNSLGRSSGRRVRASLESAGGSGSSGAASPILLPTPAVGGPRYHLLAQTTLTLAAVQDGFRTHDLTLTSNEENPAWLPLYGSVCCRLAAQPLCMTQPVMSGPFRVQSWGQVHGILKGTNLFCYRHPGEAGTQEDPLFTIAINKETRVRAGERDQNLGGSLTLSISNRYGGDEVTHTLHMESRGVLQRWMEALWQLFFDMSQWKQCCDELMKIEVPPPRKPPPALARQGSLYHEMAIEPLDDIATVTDILAKREGPPLDVPPPWLALFTEKLPSSKLPARAPRSPSPPRACPGPRATPWGRPRTLSLDAAARGRPPLPPRSSSSSSSGSGSPAPRQRSPPARGFRAKARPWLQSPV, from the exons ATGCAGGACAGATTGCACATCCTGGAAGACCTGAACATGCTGTACATCCGGCAGATGGCGCTCAGCCTGGAG GATACAGAGCTGCAGCGAAAGCTGGATCATGAGATCCGAATGCGAGAAGGAGCCTGTAAGCTGCTGGCTGCCTGCTCCCAAAGGGAACAAGCCCTAGAGGCCACCAAGAGCTTGCTGGTTTGCAGCAGCCGCATCCTCAGTTACATGGGGGAACTGCAACGTCGAAAGGAAGCACAGGTGCTGGGGAGAACAGCAAGGCG GCCTTCAGACACTGGGCCCCCTGATGAGCGCTCCCCATGTCGAGGCACAATTTGTATCTCTG ATATCCGGATCCCCCTCATGTGGAAGGACACAGAGTATTTCAAGAACAAGGGAG ACTTACATCGATGGGCTGTATTCCTGTTGCTGCAGCTGGGGGGGAACATCCAGGACACAGAGATGGTCCTGGTCGACAGGACGCTAACAGACATCTCCTTTCAAAGCAGCGTTCTTTT TAGTGAGGCAGGACCAGATTTTGAGCTGCGCTTGGAGCTGTATGGGGCCTGTGTAGAAGAGGAGGGGGTCCTGGCGGGGGCTCCCCGGAGACTGGCCACCAAGCTCAGTAATTCTCTGGGCCGATCCTCGGGAAGGCGTGTTCGGGCTTCACTGGAGAGCGCTGGGGGTTCTGGGAGTAGCGGTGCCGCCAGTCCCATCCTACTCCCCACTCCTGCTGTGGG GGGTCCCCGGTATCACCTCCTGGCCCAGACCACCCTTACTCTGGCTGCGGTACAAGATGGCTTCCGAACCCACGACCTCACCCTCACTAGTAATG AGGAGAACCCAGCCTGGTTGCCCCTCTATGGAAGCGTGTGTTGTCGCTTGGCGGCTCAGCCCTTGTGCATGACTCAGCCTGTCATGAGCGGCCCCTTCAGAGTGCAg AGCTGGGGCCAGGTCCATGGCATCCTGAAAGGAACCAACCTTTTCTGTTACCGACATCCTGGGGAAGCTGGCACTCAGGAAGACCCATTGTTCACCATTGCAATCAACAAG GAGACTCGGGTCCGGGCTGGAGAGCGGGACCAGAACCTGGGGGGATCCCTCACCCTCAGCATCAGTAACCGGTATGGGGGAGATGAAGTGACCCACACATTGCACATGGAAAGCCGGGGAGTCCTACAGCGCTGGATGGAGGCTTTGTGGCAGCTCTTCTTTGACATGA GCCAGTGGAAACAATGCTGCgatgaactcatgaagatagaAGTGCCTCCTCCACGCAAACCTCCCCCTGCGCTGGCCAGGCAAGGCTCGCTCTACCATGAGATGG CTATTGAACCCCTCGATGACATCGCCACAGTGACGGACATCCTGGCAAAGCGGGAGGGGCCCCCCCTGGATGTTCCCCCACCCTGGCTGGCATTATTTACAGAGAAGCTGCCCTCCTCCAAGCTCCCAGCCCGGGCCCCCAGAAGCCCCTCTCCGCCCCGTGCCTGCCCCGGCCCCCGAGCCACTCCCTGGGGCCGGCCTCGCACCCTCTCCCTGGACGCTGCTGCCCGAGGCcgccctcctcttcctccccgcTCCAGCTCGAGTTCCAGCTCGGGCTCTGGAAGCCCCGCACCCCGACAGCGGTCCCCTCCAGCCCGGGGGTTCCGGGCGAAAGCCCGGCCCTGGCTCCAGTCACCTGTGTGA
- the RTKN gene encoding rhotekin isoform X3: MDGAGEGRDTELQRKLDHEIRMREGACKLLAACSQREQALEATKSLLVCSSRILSYMGELQRRKEAQVLGRTARRPSDTGPPDERSPCRGTICISDIRIPLMWKDTEYFKNKGDLHRWAVFLLLQLGGNIQDTEMVLVDRTLTDISFQSSVLFSEAGPDFELRLELYGACVEEEGVLAGAPRRLATKLSNSLGRSSGRRVRASLESAGGSGSSGAASPILLPTPAVGGPRYHLLAQTTLTLAAVQDGFRTHDLTLTSNEENPAWLPLYGSVCCRLAAQPLCMTQPVMSGPFRVQSWGQVHGILKGTNLFCYRHPGEAGTQEDPLFTIAINKETRVRAGERDQNLGGSLTLSISNRYGGDEVTHTLHMESRGVLQRWMEALWQLFFDMSQWKQCCDELMKIEVPPPRKPPPALARQGSLYHEMAIEPLDDIATVTDILAKREGPPLDVPPPWLALFTEKLPSSKLPARAPRSPSPPRACPGPRATPWGRPRTLSLDAAARGRPPLPPRSSSSSSSGSGSPAPRQRSPPARGFRAKARPWLQSPV, encoded by the exons ATGGATGGAGCTGGGGAAGGACGA GATACAGAGCTGCAGCGAAAGCTGGATCATGAGATCCGAATGCGAGAAGGAGCCTGTAAGCTGCTGGCTGCCTGCTCCCAAAGGGAACAAGCCCTAGAGGCCACCAAGAGCTTGCTGGTTTGCAGCAGCCGCATCCTCAGTTACATGGGGGAACTGCAACGTCGAAAGGAAGCACAGGTGCTGGGGAGAACAGCAAGGCG GCCTTCAGACACTGGGCCCCCTGATGAGCGCTCCCCATGTCGAGGCACAATTTGTATCTCTG ATATCCGGATCCCCCTCATGTGGAAGGACACAGAGTATTTCAAGAACAAGGGAG ACTTACATCGATGGGCTGTATTCCTGTTGCTGCAGCTGGGGGGGAACATCCAGGACACAGAGATGGTCCTGGTCGACAGGACGCTAACAGACATCTCCTTTCAAAGCAGCGTTCTTTT TAGTGAGGCAGGACCAGATTTTGAGCTGCGCTTGGAGCTGTATGGGGCCTGTGTAGAAGAGGAGGGGGTCCTGGCGGGGGCTCCCCGGAGACTGGCCACCAAGCTCAGTAATTCTCTGGGCCGATCCTCGGGAAGGCGTGTTCGGGCTTCACTGGAGAGCGCTGGGGGTTCTGGGAGTAGCGGTGCCGCCAGTCCCATCCTACTCCCCACTCCTGCTGTGGG GGGTCCCCGGTATCACCTCCTGGCCCAGACCACCCTTACTCTGGCTGCGGTACAAGATGGCTTCCGAACCCACGACCTCACCCTCACTAGTAATG AGGAGAACCCAGCCTGGTTGCCCCTCTATGGAAGCGTGTGTTGTCGCTTGGCGGCTCAGCCCTTGTGCATGACTCAGCCTGTCATGAGCGGCCCCTTCAGAGTGCAg AGCTGGGGCCAGGTCCATGGCATCCTGAAAGGAACCAACCTTTTCTGTTACCGACATCCTGGGGAAGCTGGCACTCAGGAAGACCCATTGTTCACCATTGCAATCAACAAG GAGACTCGGGTCCGGGCTGGAGAGCGGGACCAGAACCTGGGGGGATCCCTCACCCTCAGCATCAGTAACCGGTATGGGGGAGATGAAGTGACCCACACATTGCACATGGAAAGCCGGGGAGTCCTACAGCGCTGGATGGAGGCTTTGTGGCAGCTCTTCTTTGACATGA GCCAGTGGAAACAATGCTGCgatgaactcatgaagatagaAGTGCCTCCTCCACGCAAACCTCCCCCTGCGCTGGCCAGGCAAGGCTCGCTCTACCATGAGATGG CTATTGAACCCCTCGATGACATCGCCACAGTGACGGACATCCTGGCAAAGCGGGAGGGGCCCCCCCTGGATGTTCCCCCACCCTGGCTGGCATTATTTACAGAGAAGCTGCCCTCCTCCAAGCTCCCAGCCCGGGCCCCCAGAAGCCCCTCTCCGCCCCGTGCCTGCCCCGGCCCCCGAGCCACTCCCTGGGGCCGGCCTCGCACCCTCTCCCTGGACGCTGCTGCCCGAGGCcgccctcctcttcctccccgcTCCAGCTCGAGTTCCAGCTCGGGCTCTGGAAGCCCCGCACCCCGACAGCGGTCCCCTCCAGCCCGGGGGTTCCGGGCGAAAGCCCGGCCCTGGCTCCAGTCACCTGTGTGA
- the WDR54 gene encoding WD repeat-containing protein 54, giving the protein MYRRERPVPMRSCPAALYNNLCVLPLPAPGLTQFALVHGPTAQLLSAAPDGLPVSQRQLHTKDGAGPGFPLITQAYWCVLPFRVLLVLTSQRGIQIYESDGSVMVYWHALDSTDASPVQALFARGIAASGHYICVGTWSGRVLVFDVPVKGPNIVLSEELDVHQAPITDIAAEPAQGQDCVADVVTADDSGLLCVWKSGPEFKLLTRISGFGTPCPSVQLWQGSVAAGYGDGQIRIYEASSGALHVQINAHARGICALDLAPEAGKLLSGAEDSFVHIWKLSRNPDSGCIEVEHCHAECVTDTQVCGARFCDLRGSSFAVTGYDLAEILRYSCV; this is encoded by the exons ATGTACCGCAGGGAACGCCCCGTGCCCATGCGGTCCTGCCCCGCGGCCCTGTACAACAACCTTTGCGTGCTGCCCTTGCCCGCCCCGGGCCTGACCCAGTTTGCGTTGGTCCACGGGCCCACTGCCCAGCTCCTCAGTGCCGCCCCCGACGGCCTTCCCGTGTCCCAGCGTCAGCTGCACACTAAAGATGGGGCCGGGCCGGGCTTCCCGCTCATCACCCAG GCCTACTGGTGCGTGCTGCCCTTCCGGGTGCTGCTGGTTTTGACTTCACAGAGAGGCATACAG ATATATGAGTCGGATGGCTCTGTCATGGTGTACTGGCACGCCCTGGACTCCACTGACGCCTCCCCAG TGCAGGCCCTGTTTGCCCGAGGAATTGCTGCCAGTGGCCACTACATCTGTGTGG GAACGTGGTCTGGCCGGGTCCTGGTGTTTGATGTCCCAGTTAAAGGGCCCAACATTGTGCTGAGTGAGGAGCTGGATGTGCACCAGGCGCCAATCACGGACATCGCGGCAGAGCCTGCTCAGGGTCAG GACTGTGTAGCTGATGTGGTGACAGCTGACGACTCCGGCCTTCTGTGTGTCTGGAAGTCAGGGCCAGAATTTAAGCTGCTGACCCGAATCTCAGGATTTGG GACCCCCTGCCCCTCGGTGCAGTTGTGGCAGGGCAGTGTAGCTGCCGGTTATGGGGACGGGCAGATCCGCATCTACGAAGCCAGCTCCGGGGCCCTGCACGTCCAGATCAACGCCCACGCCCGTGGGATCTGCGCCCTTGACTTGGCACCCGAGGCGGGCAAG CTGCTCTCGGGGGCTGAAGACTCCTTTGTGCATATCTGGAAGCTAAGCAGAAATCCCGACAGCGGCTGCATTGAG GTGGAGCACTGCCATGCAGAATGTGTGACTGACACTCAGGTGTGTGGAGCCCGCTTCTGCGACCTCAGGGGCTCCTCCTTTGCTGTGACTGGCTATGACCTGGCAGAGATCCTCAGATACAGCTGTGtgtga